GGGGGCCGGTTCCGGACGGCCGCCTCAGCGGCGGGAGGTGGGCCCGGCCGCCTGGGGCACGAGCAGCTCGAAGCGCACGCGCGCGTTGTCCGTGCGCATCCCGGCGGGGCCCTCCAGCGTGAGCGCGTCGGCGGGCAAGCGTCCCTCCCAGACGCGCTGCCCGTCCGCGTACACGGTCAGCACGCCCGCGTCGATGCGGGCTCGCAGCACGTGGGGCTCCCCCGGGGAGAGCCGGTCCAGCGGCTCCATGAAGCGCGGCCGCACGGTGGTGTAGCCGGCGTTGCCGCACTCGGCGCTCTCGTGGTCGTCCGGGTTGCGCTTGAAGTTGACCACGATGCCCGCGGACGGAGCGATGCGCCACATGGCGTAGATGACGTTGCAGCCATCCCGGGCGCGCAGCTTGAGCCCCACCTGTTCGCGCTGCTGACCGGAGGCCAGCGGAATCACCGGGTCGGTGACGCCCAGCCAGGTGAAGCGCAGCTCCGCCTCGTCGCCCGTCGACTCCGGGACGACCGCGCGCTGGCGGGGCTCCTCGACGGCGAAGCGCGTCCCGTCCTGTGCCCCCTCCGCGAGGCTCACGAGCTGGCCTTCCGTGACGTGCAGCTGCCGCCGCGTGACGGGGGCCAGGACGCGCGGCGCTGGCGGGTCCGCGCGAAGCGCGCGCGTGCTGGAGGATGCAGGGGAGTCCATGGGCTTCCTCGCGCTGTTGCAGGCGCCGTGGCTCACGAGCAGGGCTCCTGCCCACAGCATCAACACGCTCGAAGTTCCGACCGCCACCCACCGCCGCTGTCGCGCGTCGCTCATGGGCCCGTGCTCCCCAGCATCGAGCGCAGCGTCTCCAGGTGCGCGCCCAGGTAGGCTTGCTCCGCCTGGAGCCGCGCCAGCTCCAGCAGCAGGTAGTCGCGGAAGCGGCGCACCTGCCGCGTCTGCAGTTGCTCCACCTCGCGCAGCTGGCCTTGCAGGTCCGACACCAGCGCGGACACCTCGCCCAGCCGCTGCTGTTCGCTCCGCTCGGTGATGCGCAGCTCGCCCAGCAGCTGGCGCACGCGCCGGGGCGCGCCGTCCACCGCGTCGCGCGTCTCCTGGCGGCGGCCCTCGCGCGCCTGGGCGTTGGCCCGGCCCTGCCAGAAGTGGCCCAGGTTGTAGCCCAGCGTGAGCTGCCCGAAGAGGGGCGTGCTCTGGTCCACGTCGAAGACCTCGTCGTAGCCGCCGCGCACGCTCAGGCGCCACGCGGCCGCCGTGCGCAGGCCGCCGGACAGCACCTCCACCTGATCATCCGCCGCCTCGAAGGCGCTGAGCAGCGCGCCCAGGGTCTGCCCTTCCGGCGGCGGGGGTTCGAGCGCCAGCTGCTCGCGGGCCTGGGCGGTGTCGCGCGCGAGCGAGCGCAGGTTGTCCAGCCGGACCTGCACCGCGTTGAGCTCCTCCAGCGTCGCGCCGCCGTCGCGCAGGTCGTCGCGCAGCGCCGCCACCAGCGCTTCAGCGCGGGGCAGGGAGGTGGCCAGCGCCCGGGCGCGTGCGTCCAGCGCCGCCGCCTCCCCCAGCCGCGAGCCGTGCTCCACGGCGCTCTGGAGCGCGGCGAGCGCCTGGTAGCGGCGGCACTCGGCCTCCGCGCGCGAGCGCAGTGTGTGGCCCCGGTAGAGGCCCACGAAGTCGTAGCCCAGCCCCGCGGTGACGCGCAGCTTGGGCGAGCCCAGGGGCGTTTCATCCGAGCCGCCCACCGCGTCGCCCGCGTTCACCGCGCCCACGCTGGCGAACACCTCCGGCGCCATCTCCAGCGCGGCCTCCGCGCGCGAGGTACCGCGCACGCGCTCGCAGTAGCCCTTCGCGAGGTCCGCCTGGGCCCGCACCGCCCCCGTCTCTTCCTCCGCCGGGGCCATGCCCGCCCACAACCCGAGCCCCAGCAGGGCTCCTCTCGCGAGGCTCGTCCGCATCCTCCGCTTCCTTTCCTTGTCCAAGACGGGGCTCACAGCATCAGTGGGGGATGGCCCAGGTGAAGCAGCGGCTCGCGCGCGCTCGGCGCGTCCCGAAGCTGGAGTTCCACCATCACGCCTCGCAAGTGGTACTGGCGGATGGGGTGCTGCTGGGAGATCTCCCCCTCCAGCACGGGCCCCACCACGCCCACCTCGCGGCACCAGAGGATCTTCAGCGCGCAGGTGTAGAGCGGGGTGCCAGCCCGGGCGTTGGGCAGGTTCTCGTAGGGCACGAAGGCCACCGTGAGGTTCTGCTCCAGCGCCTTCAGGTACGGCGAGCCGTGCACCGCCACGAGCAGCTGGTTGAAGCGGCGGATGCGGTCGTCCAGCGCGTGCACGTCCACCTCCAGGCTCTTGCGCTGCGCCTCCGCCCGGGCCATCGCCAGCACCGACTGCGTGTACTCACGCTCCAGGAGCAGCGTGTCCGTGGTCAGCCCCTCGGGGTTGTCGTCGCGGCCCAGGCCGTTCTCCGCGGCGGTGAGCCCCTCGCTCTCTCTCCGGAGCGTGTCCAAACGCATGTCCAGGTCCACCGTCTCCTGGGCCAGGGACAGGTTGCTCTGCGCCATCTGCGCCAGGTGGTGGTTGGTGGTGAGCACGTCCTCGCGCTCCATCAGCTTCGCGCCGTAGAGCGCGCTCGTGCGCGTGCGCGCCAGGCCGCTGTATGCGCGGTTGGACTCGGCGATCTCCCCGCCCGCGCGCATGTACTCCTGGCGCAGCGCGGACAGCCGCTTCGCCAGCCGGTCGCGGGAGCGCTTCTCGCCCTTCAGCGCCACGACGAAGCGCTGCTGGAAGGAGCGCTCCGTGGCCACGGTGCGCTCGGCCTCCTGGAGCCGGTCGGAGGCCTCGCGCCGCCTGGCCTGCAGCCCGTCCCGCTCCGACTCCTGCTGCGCCGCCTGCGCGTTGAGCGCCAGGACGTTGGGGTCGGTGGGCGACAGGATGGTGGGCATCACCCAGCTGCTGCTCGCCAGGAAGAAGCCCTGCACCGCGAGGAACGACAGCAGGCCCAGGAGGATCAGCGCCAGCAGCACCGACCCCATGAACTTGTAGGCGGACACCGCGACGGAGTTGAGCCGGTTGGCGACCTGCTGGTTCATGACGGGGTTCCCTCGCCTGCGGAGTTGGAGGTGAGCTGCACGGGGGCGGGGGAGGGGGCCTGGGCCGGCGTCGGGCTGCCGCGCGTCTCCCAGCTCCCGGAGTCGAGCGTCAGCAGGGCCAGCGGCGTGAAGAGCGCGTACGTCACCGGCATGAGCAGCGCCATGGGCAGGAAGCTCACCGCGGGCACGCGCCGGTCCTCGGGCAGGTAGCGCGTCTCCATCCGGTAGATGAAGCCCAGCAGGCCAATCACCAGGAAGTGGAACGCGAGGATGTCCCAGAACTCGCCGTTGAGCATGTTGTGGACGATGACCACCGGGTACGCGAGCAGCAGCGCCAGCTGCGACACGTAGTGCACGGTGATGACCGGGTGCAGCCGCCACGCGTGCGACAGGCCGCACAGGAGGTCCACCAGGTTGGAGCGCCGCCAGCGCAGCTGCTGGCTGAAGTAGCCCGCGAGCGTGGACGGCGCGGCGGTGAAGCAGTACGCGTCCAGCGTGTAGACCGTTTCATAGTCGTGCTTGACGATCTGCCGCGTGAGGAAGCGGTCCTCGCCGTACTTGATGGGGATGCCCGCGATGGCGCGCGCCTCCAGGATGGGCTCCAGCTCCAGCAGCACCGAGCGGCGGTACGCGGTGAGGCAGCCGGACAGGCACATCACCTGGCGGAACGAGCGCTCCAGGTCCTTCAGCCACTTCTGGGCGAAGTGGAACTTGATTTCGATCATCCGCGTCAGCCAGTTCTGGTGACGGTTGATGACGAAGGTGCGGCCGCCCACCGCGGCGACGTTCGGGTGCACGAAGCGGCGGATGAGCTGGCGCACGGCGCTCTTCTCCACCACCACGTCGGAGTCCACGGAGACGATGATCTCCGCGGTCTCCGCCGCGCGGACGCCCCGGTTGATGCCCTTGCGCTTGCCCATGTTCTCCGGGTTGCGCATCACCCGGACGTTGGGGTGCCCTTCCGCGGCCTTGGTGGCCCACGCGACGCTGTCGTCGCGCGAGCAGTCATCCACGACGATGATCTCCGTCAGCTCGCGCGGGTAGTCCTGCTCCAGCAGCGCCTTGACGGTGTGGAAGATGCCCTGGCCTTCGTTGAACAGCGGAATGACGATGGCGACCTTCGGGCGGTAGGTGTCATCCACCCGCTCGAACCGCCGCCCCTTCAGCCGCCTCAAGAAGGGGCCCAGGATGTAGCGGTTCATCAACACGACGATGAACAGCAAATGAATGGGAAACAGTTCCATCGGCCCCGCGCGCCCCTTCACGCCCCGGAAGGGCCCCGGGTACCTCCCGGAGCCCTTCCTTCCGTCCCCAAGACGGCCGCTCCACCCCTGTGAAGCGCACGGAAGGTTGGGGCGTCCCGCACGTCCCGCCAACTGCCCGGGACCGGTGGGCCGAGGGCTGTCAGGGAAGCTTCATCCGCGCCCGACCTGGCGGGGGACTTCAGGTGCCCAGCAGGGTGACGGTCACGTCGGCGGTGAAGGGCGCGTGATAGTCCGCGCAGTCCCTGCGGTAGCCAGCGGTGAAAGTCACTCCGACGCTGCCGTCCGCGGTGTCACGCCCGCCGGTGCCCCGGGTGATGTCCAGGTCGAAGGCGCAACCGAACTGATAGTCGTGCGGGGGGATGAGCAGGTGGCAGGTCCCCGGGTTCAAGGCGAAGGTGGACTTGCCCGTCATGGTCGCGGTCAGGTCGCAGTCAAAGGGGGAGAGCGAGACGCGCAGTTCATTCCGCGATCGCGCCTCCGAACTCAGCTCGAGCGTGGCCTTGTCGAAGTCGGGGACGTGGTTGCCCTGTGCGTTGGTGATCATCATCACCACGGGATGGGTGCCCGTGACGTTGGAGCGCGTGTCCTGGAGCTCCTCGGTGGGGGCGGCGGCCTCGTCATCCCCGCCGCATGCGGCGCAGAGGAGGGAGAGGGCGGCGGATGTCAGGGCAAGGCTGCGGCGCATGGGGAGCTCCTTCGCGGCACGGGGAACCGAGGACCGCGACTCGTGACGAGCCAGCGCTGGCGTTATTCAAACGACCCGCGCCCGAGGCAGCGCCGACGCCAGCGCCAGGTCCCGCGTCAGCTCCGCCTCGCGCGCCTGACGTTGAGCGGGGGAGGAGAAGGTGATGGCCGCCATCGACTCCGTCGCGGCGGCGGCGATGCGGTCCACGCCGTCCCGGGAGATGACGCCCGCGTGGAACGCGTCCACCGCCGCGCCCACGTACGTGTCGAAGAAGAAGACGTGCTTCGCGCGCCATTCGTCGCGCTTGGGCTGCGGCGTCGCCACCACGTCGTGGATGAACACGGCGCGCACCGCCTGGGGCAGGGCCTCGCGCATGCGGGCGCCAAACTCCACGTCGCCCTGGCCGCTGTCGCCCACGAAGACGAAGCCGTACTCGGGGAAGAGGCGGGCGTACTGTTCGAAGTTCTCGAACTTCTTCTGCGCGATGCGCGTGTTGCCCAGCAGGTAGAAGAAGCTGCCGGACAGCATCACCGCCAGCGGCACGCCGCGCTTGCTCAGCGAGTCCAGCGTCGCGTTCTCGATGAGGCCCAGCGGATCCTGCGGGCGGGCGCTCACGAAGACGAGGTCGCCCGCGCGGCCCGGGATGATGCCCGGGCCCCGGTCCAGCTCCTGGTAGAACGCGAGCACGCCCGGGTACACCGTCTTCTTCGGGTAGCGCGGGTCCACCCAGTTGGCGAAGAACGTGTCGTCGATGTCGCTCAGGACCTTGTTCTCCCCGCTGGGGAAGGCCTGGGCCTCGCGCTGGAAGTGGGCGAGCAGCTCCGCGCGCACCGCCACGTCGTCCACGTCGTCGAACACCAGCTTGTGCAGGTCGTGGTACTCGCCGCCTGCTTCCAGCAGGTTCTTGAACCCGGTCAGCTCCCGGCCCTTCAGCCCCAGGAACAGGTCGCGCAGCCTCGCTTCCGCCTGCGCGCGCGTGGCGCCCTTCTGGAGCGCGGTGGCCAGCGACGCGCGCACGGGCAGGGACAGCTCCGCCGCGCGGCGCTTGCACAGCAGGTCCAGGAGCGCCGTGTGATGGTCGGGGCCCACCAGCCGGTCGTCCAGGTCCGACAGCAGGCGCACCAGGTCCACGTTGGACAGCAGGAAGTTCAGCTCCTCGCCGGTGGCGCCCTCCAGCAGGTCCAGGATGCGGCGCTCGTCGTCGCGGTCCGTGTGGCCGGTCATGTCCCGGCGCAGCGCCTGGAGCTTCGTCGTCGCGGTGGACAGGTCCATGCGTGTCTCTCCCCCTTGCCGTTGGGCCGG
The genomic region above belongs to Corallococcus caeni and contains:
- a CDS encoding glycosyltransferase; protein product: MELFPIHLLFIVVLMNRYILGPFLRRLKGRRFERVDDTYRPKVAIVIPLFNEGQGIFHTVKALLEQDYPRELTEIIVVDDCSRDDSVAWATKAAEGHPNVRVMRNPENMGKRKGINRGVRAAETAEIIVSVDSDVVVEKSAVRQLIRRFVHPNVAAVGGRTFVINRHQNWLTRMIEIKFHFAQKWLKDLERSFRQVMCLSGCLTAYRRSVLLELEPILEARAIAGIPIKYGEDRFLTRQIVKHDYETVYTLDAYCFTAAPSTLAGYFSQQLRWRRSNLVDLLCGLSHAWRLHPVITVHYVSQLALLLAYPVVIVHNMLNGEFWDILAFHFLVIGLLGFIYRMETRYLPEDRRVPAVSFLPMALLMPVTYALFTPLALLTLDSGSWETRGSPTPAQAPSPAPVQLTSNSAGEGTPS
- a CDS encoding phosphatase domain-containing protein; its protein translation is MDLSTATTKLQALRRDMTGHTDRDDERRILDLLEGATGEELNFLLSNVDLVRLLSDLDDRLVGPDHHTALLDLLCKRRAAELSLPVRASLATALQKGATRAQAEARLRDLFLGLKGRELTGFKNLLEAGGEYHDLHKLVFDDVDDVAVRAELLAHFQREAQAFPSGENKVLSDIDDTFFANWVDPRYPKKTVYPGVLAFYQELDRGPGIIPGRAGDLVFVSARPQDPLGLIENATLDSLSKRGVPLAVMLSGSFFYLLGNTRIAQKKFENFEQYARLFPEYGFVFVGDSGQGDVEFGARMREALPQAVRAVFIHDVVATPQPKRDEWRAKHVFFFDTYVGAAVDAFHAGVISRDGVDRIAAAATESMAAITFSSPAQRQAREAELTRDLALASALPRARVV